In Thalassococcus arenae, a single window of DNA contains:
- the cueR gene encoding Cu(I)-responsive transcriptional regulator, with protein sequence MNIGEVAERSGLPAKTIRYYEDIGLVRPQRSENGYRAFRESDLHKLAFLGRARALGFSIEDCRTLLSLYEDEARESAQVKAIAEEHLSAIDNKIAQLAAMRETLAHLVRSCHGDHRPDCPILSDLAGDACDGE encoded by the coding sequence ATGAACATCGGCGAAGTCGCGGAACGCTCTGGCCTTCCGGCGAAGACCATCCGCTACTACGAGGATATCGGTCTGGTGCGTCCGCAACGCAGCGAAAACGGCTATCGGGCCTTCCGCGAAAGCGACCTGCACAAGCTGGCCTTTCTCGGCCGCGCCCGGGCGCTTGGGTTTTCGATCGAGGATTGCCGGACTTTGCTGAGCCTGTACGAGGACGAGGCGCGCGAAAGCGCGCAGGTCAAGGCCATTGCCGAAGAACACCTGTCGGCGATCGACAACAAGATTGCGCAGCTTGCCGCGATGCGCGAAACGCTGGCCCATCTCGTGCGATCGTGCCACGGCGATCACCGGCCGGATTGTCCCATTCTCAGCGATCTTGCCGGGGATGCCTGCGACGGCGAATGA
- a CDS encoding PAS and helix-turn-helix domain-containing protein: MQDLATLAFDHAPVGLIYSEDRVIRRCNPAFARMFEYPHDAFEGRSLSFLYPSDAEFERIGRLGAEKMSGSGRYRDERIMRRASGELFWCRVRGQSLEAATPFARAVWSFADISESRPATGLTTRERQVAKMLAEGLTSKEIARGLGISPRTVEVHRSRLMAKFNARNSLELVAQLAGIPL; encoded by the coding sequence ATGCAGGACCTTGCGACCCTGGCATTCGATCACGCGCCGGTCGGGCTGATCTATTCCGAGGATCGGGTGATCCGGCGCTGCAACCCGGCATTCGCACGGATGTTCGAGTATCCGCATGACGCGTTCGAGGGCCGATCGCTGTCGTTCCTCTACCCGTCGGATGCGGAATTCGAGCGTATCGGGCGGCTCGGCGCAGAAAAGATGTCGGGCAGCGGGCGTTATCGGGATGAACGCATCATGCGACGCGCCTCGGGCGAACTGTTCTGGTGCCGTGTCAGGGGGCAGTCGCTCGAAGCCGCGACACCGTTCGCGCGCGCGGTGTGGAGCTTTGCCGACATATCCGAATCCCGTCCCGCAACCGGCCTGACGACGCGGGAAAGGCAGGTGGCCAAGATGCTGGCCGAGGGGTTGACCTCGAAAGAGATCGCCCGCGGTCTCGGCATATCGCCGCGCACGGTCGAGGTGCATCGCAGCCGGCTGATGGCCAAGTTCAATGCTCGAAACAGTCTCGAACTGGTGGCCCAGCTTGCCGGAATACCGCTCTAG
- a CDS encoding FAD-dependent oxidoreductase, translating to MSVTKHRDKDIGFVEIDNPPVNAIGQAVRQGLLDAVRWAEQERLTRVILTGHGRAFAAGADAREFDGAPIEPHLPDVLNAIETSDVPWVAAINGVALGGGAEIAMACRMRIIAPGAQIGLPEVTLGVIPGAGGTVRLPRLVGLSDALEIITTGKPLVAADALRTGLVHAVEDDPVDAALAIPGETLACIVPTRELPAPKTDISLIAAAREKVAAKSRGQVAALRAIDVIEHGLDKPFGQALSMERAVFLELRSGEQARALRHVFFAERAAKAPDWLRSDPAEIARVAVVGGGTMGAGIAYALSNAGLTVTLVETDAEGAARATDNVARIIETSLGRGLIDRAGADDRRRRIGVTDDYSAAGGARLAIEAAFESMDVKRAVFARLSEALPSDAILATNTSYLDIDEIAASLPDPTRVLGLHFFAPAHIMKLLEIVRGAKTSDAALATGFALAKRLRKVPVLAGVCDGFIGNRILSRYREAADTLLIDGSTPSAVDAAMVEFGYAMGPYEAQDLSGLEIAHANRRRQDATRDPQRRYVPIADRLVALGRLGKKTGAGWYRYSDTGTRIEDPIVTDIVLAEARSAGVSRTVFSAEDIRDRLVLAMINEACDILHEGIAQSAADIDLVTVFGYGFPRWRGGLLHHADTLGAAEIVRRLGALSLEDPVAWKISPVLLECANDNLELAKWTRAPR from the coding sequence ATGAGCGTCACCAAGCACCGCGACAAGGACATCGGGTTTGTCGAGATCGACAATCCGCCCGTCAATGCCATCGGGCAGGCGGTTCGGCAGGGTCTTCTTGACGCGGTCCGTTGGGCGGAACAGGAGCGTTTGACGCGGGTCATCCTGACCGGTCATGGCCGTGCGTTCGCTGCGGGGGCCGATGCGCGGGAATTCGACGGCGCGCCGATCGAACCGCATCTGCCGGATGTCTTGAACGCCATCGAAACCAGCGACGTTCCGTGGGTGGCGGCGATCAACGGGGTCGCGTTGGGGGGCGGAGCGGAAATCGCTATGGCGTGCCGGATGCGGATCATCGCGCCGGGGGCACAGATCGGCCTTCCCGAAGTGACCTTGGGTGTCATTCCCGGGGCAGGGGGCACGGTCCGGTTGCCTCGGCTGGTCGGTCTTTCGGATGCGCTCGAAATCATCACGACCGGCAAACCGCTTGTGGCCGCGGATGCCTTGCGGACCGGACTTGTTCACGCGGTCGAAGACGATCCGGTCGACGCCGCCCTCGCGATTCCCGGCGAGACACTGGCCTGCATCGTCCCGACCCGGGAACTGCCGGCGCCGAAAACCGACATCTCGCTGATCGCCGCGGCCCGAGAAAAAGTCGCCGCGAAATCGCGCGGGCAGGTCGCGGCCCTGCGTGCCATCGACGTGATCGAACACGGGCTGGACAAGCCGTTCGGGCAGGCCCTGTCGATGGAACGGGCCGTGTTTCTCGAATTGCGCTCAGGGGAACAGGCCAGGGCATTGCGCCATGTCTTCTTTGCCGAACGCGCAGCAAAGGCGCCGGATTGGCTGAGATCCGATCCCGCCGAGATTGCCCGTGTGGCGGTGGTCGGCGGCGGCACGATGGGGGCAGGCATCGCCTATGCGCTGTCGAACGCCGGGTTGACCGTCACGCTTGTGGAAACCGACGCCGAAGGCGCGGCACGGGCCACCGACAATGTCGCAAGGATCATCGAAACGAGCCTTGGGCGCGGCCTCATCGACCGGGCCGGGGCCGATGATCGCCGCAGGCGGATCGGGGTGACGGACGACTATTCGGCGGCGGGTGGCGCGCGCCTGGCGATCGAGGCCGCCTTCGAAAGCATGGACGTGAAACGCGCCGTTTTCGCCAGACTGTCCGAAGCGTTGCCCAGCGACGCGATCCTTGCCACGAATACGTCCTATCTCGATATCGACGAGATCGCGGCCAGCCTGCCCGATCCGACCCGTGTTCTGGGCCTGCATTTCTTTGCGCCGGCGCACATCATGAAGCTTCTCGAGATCGTGCGCGGGGCAAAGACCAGCGACGCGGCGCTGGCGACCGGCTTTGCCCTTGCCAAGCGGTTGCGCAAGGTGCCGGTGTTGGCTGGCGTCTGCGACGGCTTTATCGGCAACCGTATCCTGTCGCGGTACCGCGAGGCGGCAGATACCCTGCTGATCGATGGATCGACCCCGAGTGCAGTGGATGCGGCCATGGTGGAATTCGGCTACGCCATGGGCCCGTATGAAGCCCAGGATCTGTCCGGGCTCGAGATCGCCCATGCCAACCGCCGCCGCCAGGATGCCACGCGCGATCCCCAACGCCGCTATGTTCCGATCGCCGACCGCTTGGTCGCTTTGGGCAGGCTGGGCAAGAAGACGGGCGCGGGCTGGTACCGGTATTCGGATACCGGCACCAGGATCGAAGACCCGATCGTCACGGACATCGTTCTGGCCGAAGCCCGTTCGGCCGGTGTCTCACGCACGGTTTTTTCGGCTGAAGACATCCGCGACCGGCTGGTTTTGGCGATGATCAACGAAGCTTGCGACATCCTGCACGAAGGCATCGCGCAAAGCGCCGCCGACATCGATCTTGTCACGGTCTTCGGCTACGGTTTTCCCAGGTGGCGCGGTGGCTTGCTGCATCACGCAGATACACTGGGTGCTGCGGAAATCGTTCGCAGGCTGGGCGCGCTTTCCCTGGAAGATCCCGTGGCATGGAAGATCAGCCCGGTTCTTCTGGAATGTGCAAACGACAATCTCGAACTCGCCAAGTGGACCAGAGCGCCCCGATGA
- a CDS encoding DUF1045 domain-containing protein, with protein MSFSRYAIFYLPPAGALADFGATWLGWDVAAGQPVRHPDMPGLDDVTGSPRRYGFHGTLKPPFRLADGTDLSGLQRAVARMATTCPPGQAQGLTLSRLGRFLALVPLGKAVEIARVAATCVEALDGFRAPMDAVELARRRKFGLSDRQDALLRRWGYPYVMEEFRFHLTLTDRLPVAQIALWTERALSVMPELPAPFVLDAVALVGERQDGRFELIRRYALGG; from the coding sequence ATGTCGTTCAGCCGATACGCGATCTTCTATCTGCCGCCTGCCGGTGCGTTGGCCGATTTCGGAGCGACGTGGTTGGGGTGGGATGTCGCCGCCGGTCAACCGGTCCGCCATCCGGACATGCCGGGGCTGGATGACGTGACCGGGTCACCGCGCAGATACGGCTTTCACGGCACGCTCAAACCACCTTTCCGACTGGCCGATGGCACGGACCTGTCGGGGTTGCAGCGGGCCGTGGCGCGAATGGCGACGACGTGTCCACCCGGCCAGGCCCAGGGCCTGACCCTTTCGCGCCTGGGTCGCTTTCTTGCTCTGGTGCCATTGGGAAAAGCTGTGGAAATCGCGCGGGTCGCGGCCACCTGCGTCGAGGCGCTGGACGGGTTCCGCGCACCCATGGACGCGGTGGAACTTGCGCGCCGACGCAAGTTCGGATTGTCGGACAGGCAAGACGCTTTGCTGCGGCGTTGGGGGTACCCCTATGTCATGGAGGAGTTCCGGTTTCATCTGACGCTGACGGATCGATTGCCGGTCGCGCAGATCGCGTTGTGGACCGAACGCGCTTTGTCCGTCATGCCAGAGCTGCCGGCGCCCTTCGTCCTGGACGCCGTGGCGTTGGTCGGTGAACGGCAGGATGGCAGGTTCGAATTGATCCGGCGCTATGCCCTTGGTGGATGA
- a CDS encoding thiolase domain-containing protein: MEAMIVGWGHTPFGPQKEKPFEALVLEAAGAALDHAGLTPGDVDAIWLGHFNNGLVPDAFAASMALALDPAMRFTPATRVENACASGSAAIYAARDAIAAGRVRTALVIGAEKMTEQDTGRVTEALAGASYQAEEAGMSFPQIFARFAQAYFQAYGDQSAALAGIAAKNHAAALDNPLAHLHKALSLEACNTVSDKNPMIAPPLRLTDCSPVSDGAAALIMVADDMARNFPRAVRFRGAVQMNDVLPMSRRDPTELTAARRCFAAAFEQAKITVNDLDLAEVHDCFTIAELLIYEAMGLADKGQGAALVAHGETARNGRLPVNLSGGLKAKGHPVGATGVSMHVLAARQVTGTADAMQVPGAELAAVFNMGGSGVANYCSILERMA; this comes from the coding sequence ATGGAAGCGATGATCGTGGGTTGGGGGCATACCCCGTTCGGTCCGCAGAAGGAAAAACCATTCGAGGCGCTCGTGCTGGAAGCTGCGGGCGCGGCTTTGGACCACGCCGGGTTGACGCCCGGCGACGTGGACGCGATCTGGCTGGGCCACTTCAACAACGGACTGGTCCCGGACGCCTTCGCCGCGTCGATGGCGCTTGCGCTCGATCCGGCGATGCGGTTCACGCCAGCGACGCGGGTCGAAAACGCCTGTGCCTCGGGCTCGGCGGCCATCTATGCCGCGCGCGACGCCATTGCCGCGGGCCGGGTGCGCACGGCCCTGGTCATCGGGGCGGAAAAGATGACCGAACAGGATACCGGGCGAGTGACCGAAGCCCTGGCCGGCGCGTCCTATCAGGCGGAAGAGGCGGGGATGTCGTTTCCGCAGATTTTCGCCCGCTTCGCCCAGGCCTATTTCCAGGCTTATGGCGACCAGTCGGCCGCCCTGGCGGGGATCGCCGCCAAGAACCACGCGGCGGCGCTCGACAACCCGCTGGCACATCTGCACAAGGCCCTGAGCCTTGAAGCCTGCAACACGGTTTCGGACAAGAACCCCATGATCGCGCCGCCCTTGCGCCTGACCGATTGTTCCCCGGTCAGCGACGGCGCGGCGGCGTTGATCATGGTTGCGGATGATATGGCGCGCAACTTCCCGCGCGCAGTGCGTTTCCGCGGCGCGGTTCAGATGAACGACGTCCTGCCGATGTCGCGGCGTGATCCGACCGAACTGACAGCGGCGCGGCGCTGCTTTGCCGCTGCTTTCGAACAGGCGAAGATAACGGTGAACGACCTGGACCTGGCCGAAGTGCACGACTGTTTCACGATAGCCGAGCTGTTGATCTACGAGGCGATGGGTCTGGCTGACAAGGGTCAAGGGGCGGCGCTGGTCGCCCATGGCGAAACCGCGCGCAACGGGCGGTTGCCAGTGAACCTGTCCGGCGGGCTCAAGGCCAAGGGCCATCCGGTGGGCGCGACGGGGGTGTCCATGCATGTTCTGGCCGCACGTCAGGTGACCGGAACGGCCGATGCCATGCAAGTGCCCGGTGCAGAATTGGCGGCGGTATTCAACATGGGTGGTTCTGGTGTCGCCAACTACTGTTCGATCCTGGAGCGGATGGCATGA
- a CDS encoding 2TM domain-containing protein, translating to MSSTENYEKARGRAEVKYAFFAHVGVYAAVMVLLVIVNLLTSPGTMWFVWPLMGWGLAVALHAARVYLLADRESIVDALTRRELRDSRHDGYDERR from the coding sequence ATGTCATCGACGGAAAACTATGAGAAGGCGAGAGGGCGCGCCGAGGTCAAATACGCTTTCTTTGCTCATGTCGGGGTCTATGCGGCGGTCATGGTCCTGCTGGTGATTGTCAATCTGCTCACGTCGCCCGGAACGATGTGGTTCGTCTGGCCCTTGATGGGTTGGGGCCTTGCCGTTGCCCTGCACGCAGCCCGGGTTTACCTTTTGGCTGACCGGGAAAGCATCGTCGATGCTCTGACCCGGCGTGAACTGCGCGATTCCCGCCACGACGGATACGACGAACGCAGGTGA
- a CDS encoding AMP-binding protein → MNPATWLARAAARHGTAPALFKGTTQEADYAAFAARAAGVGAALAQRGIGKGDRVALFMQNSTEYLEALYGIWWTGAAAVPINGKLHEDEAAWIIGESDVSLVFADDKSAAALADRVSVDIISTQGAGFDRMREQTGNPQPVPLADKDIAWLFFTSGTTGRPKGVMMSCANIASMTLSYFVDVDDVRMEDAILYAAPMSHGAGLYNFMHVLRAARHVVPESGGFDAREILSLATQVGPVSMFAAPTMVRRLVDAAKATGHDGEGLRTIVYAGGPMYEADILEAVEVMGPRFVQIYGQGECPMGITALSRLDVADRKSPRWRARLNSVGRAQCTVEVAILDADGRELPRGDVGEIAVRGATVMPGYWRNPTATAETLKGGWLWTGDIGWMDEDGYVTLQDRSKDVIISGGSNIYPREVEEVLLTHPAVHEVAVVGKPDPEWGEVVVAFVACVPGQTADAAVLDALCLDRIARFKRPKTYRFVDALPKNNYGKVVKTDLREILKGDAT, encoded by the coding sequence ATGAACCCCGCGACCTGGCTTGCCCGCGCAGCGGCCCGTCACGGCACTGCACCGGCGCTGTTCAAGGGAACAACGCAAGAGGCCGATTACGCGGCGTTTGCCGCCCGCGCCGCTGGCGTCGGTGCCGCGCTTGCGCAGCGGGGTATCGGCAAGGGCGACCGGGTGGCGTTGTTCATGCAGAACAGCACCGAGTACCTCGAGGCGCTTTACGGCATCTGGTGGACCGGCGCCGCGGCGGTTCCGATCAATGGCAAGTTGCACGAGGACGAGGCAGCCTGGATCATCGGCGAGTCCGATGTGTCGCTGGTTTTTGCCGACGACAAAAGCGCGGCGGCGCTGGCCGACCGTGTCTCTGTCGACATCATCTCGACCCAGGGTGCGGGCTTCGACCGGATGCGGGAGCAGACCGGGAACCCGCAGCCGGTGCCACTTGCCGACAAAGACATCGCCTGGCTTTTCTTCACCTCGGGTACCACGGGCCGACCCAAGGGCGTGATGATGAGTTGCGCCAACATCGCATCGATGACGTTGAGCTACTTCGTCGATGTGGACGACGTGAGAATGGAGGACGCGATACTCTACGCCGCCCCCATGAGTCACGGTGCGGGGCTCTACAACTTCATGCATGTCCTGCGCGCGGCGCGCCACGTGGTGCCGGAAAGCGGAGGCTTCGACGCGCGCGAGATCCTTTCGCTGGCGACGCAGGTCGGGCCTGTCTCGATGTTCGCGGCGCCGACGATGGTTCGCCGCCTGGTTGATGCAGCCAAGGCGACGGGACACGACGGCGAAGGCTTGCGCACCATCGTCTATGCCGGCGGGCCGATGTACGAGGCCGACATCCTCGAAGCGGTCGAGGTCATGGGGCCGCGTTTCGTGCAGATCTATGGGCAGGGCGAATGCCCGATGGGAATAACCGCCCTGTCCCGCTTGGATGTCGCCGATCGCAAAAGCCCGCGCTGGCGCGCGCGGCTCAATTCCGTGGGTCGCGCGCAATGCACGGTCGAGGTCGCGATCCTCGATGCGGACGGTCGGGAACTGCCCCGCGGCGATGTCGGCGAGATCGCCGTTCGCGGCGCGACGGTGATGCCGGGATATTGGAGAAACCCGACGGCGACGGCGGAGACCCTGAAGGGCGGCTGGCTCTGGACCGGTGACATCGGATGGATGGACGAAGACGGCTATGTGACGCTGCAGGACCGCTCGAAGGACGTCATCATTTCGGGTGGCAGCAACATCTATCCGCGCGAAGTCGAAGAGGTGCTGCTGACCCATCCCGCGGTGCACGAGGTCGCCGTGGTGGGCAAACCGGACCCGGAATGGGGCGAAGTGGTCGTCGCCTTCGTGGCCTGCGTGCCCGGTCAGACGGCCGATGCCGCGGTGCTGGATGCGTTGTGTCTTGACCGGATCGCACGGTTCAAACGGCCGAAGACCTACCGCTTTGTCGATGCGCTGCCCAAGAACAACTATGGCAAGGTGGTGAAGACCGACCTGCGCGAGATACTGAAAGGAGATGCGACATGA